TATTAAGATCGTACTTACTGAGAGGCAGTACCAACACCGCAGAATGTTTAAGAAGTGAATTTAAACAATGTAAGAGTACACTTCCCTTGACTAAATTTCCTTCAAATTTCTTTCCAAGCCCTCCTACCGTGTTACTGTCCCAAGACCATATAAGGGCTTTCTCACAACCAGCTAATGGAGCAGGAAGAGAGCGCATACACTGTCCTTTCATCAGAACAACTGACAGAGGCCCACTAGCTGCCGTTGAATATAATACTAATTTCATCCAAGGACTCATAGAAGAATATGTgggaggaccaaaatgaactggACCTGTAGGTCTTGGAAGAATTGAGGAATGGGAAAGAGGCACTATGGACACAAGTATATCATAGTCGCGAATAAACAAACGGTTAAGTGTTGCTGGTGCAAGAGAAGCCAAGCTTTCAGACCGGAGAATGTCTACAcgatatttctttttcttttgcatttctGTTCCAACATCTGAACCTTCCACTTCTACTAGTTTATCATCGGTATGTAAATGTGTATCTGACTTATCGACATGCTGAGCGTGATTAATGCCATCTTCCGAAGTATTAGAATGGACTCCATCATCCATACTACTAGGAATATGTTCTGATGAATCAGAAGCCTCTGCTACATTCTTCTCTGATTCAAAATTTTCTAAATCATCAGTTTTTATTACAGCTTCGTTATCAGCAGACTTTCTTGATCTGTCGGCCACAGAGGTTTCAGGCTCAGCTATCACAGAACATGAATTATCATTGCTTGAGGTAGTGGCACCTAGTTTATCTATATCTTCCACTTCTTTTTTATCAGCAGGTAATCCACCCGAATGCAGACACTCTAACACACAACGCAGACTATATGCATGATTTGCAAATTCTTGTAGCTCTCCCTCAAATGTTGCACCCTCCAGGGTGCTAAGATCCTTGCAAAGATCAGCAATGCTGGCATGACCCAATTTCCCCGCTTCGTAGAGTGTAACGGCATGAGTTTTCAGGCCTGACAAAGTTCAACAAGTAGGTTGATCTTGATAAAACATACAAACCAATCTCAACCAAAGGACAATATTGAACCCTGATTGTTCCAAGTCAAGCAGGGTAGACTCACTTAAGGGAAGTACCTCTCCTACCAGTACCTATTTTTCTCATTCGCAGGACATCATTGAAACATTGTTCAAGAGAAACCAAGCACTTTACCACTTCAACCAACAGAAATAGTAGATTGGTATTTTACTTTAGCATCCAGAAAGTCCAAAAAAGTGAAGTGGGAGAAAATGGAAACCTATATAGGTTTACTAGCCCAACACATAATTATTAAAGTTAAGTTTCTACCTTGATTTTTCTTGTCAGATACTTGCATTAAATATTACAATACATGCCCTAGCTGACAGTCATACCATATCTCTTATTCCTGCTGAAATGGATTCACATGACTGATTTTCTATGCTATCTTAGAGCACATTAACGGAAAGTCATGAGCACCCTTAATATGGATTACTCACAACTTTCTATGTCAGCACAAATTGACATAATTCTGAGAACTATACCAAATGAATTTAAGCTTCAAGAAAGGAGGAGCAAAAGATCTATACCTGGTGAAACCGATCCCATCATAAGATAGGACGTAATATTAGCGTCAACTATGAAAGCGACACGAGTAAAGGCAGAACGTGGACCATTGTTTCCTGAAGCTGAAACATCCCCTTGATGAGTGGAGTCATTGtcaataaacatattttcagaACCCTGACTAGCAACAGAAGCATCATCGTCACTGACTGTACTTCTAGGCGACATTGGTATACTTGAATCTCCAAGAATAGATTCTGGATCAATCACTTTTGTCGCCCATCCCAAACGACACACAAAAGAAGCAGCAGACTGTAATTGTAACAATTCAGCCTGTAGGGTTGTTGCCAGCTCACGAACAGTTGCATTTTCATTTGAGACTACAAAAACTGCATACAACAGCCTGAAAACAAAAGGTCCGTAATTACTTGAACAATATGGAAACATAAAgtttaaacaaaaatgatgtaAACACAGACTGAAACAGCTGTTTTACTCTTCAATAGGATCTTCATAAGACTGCTCCCTGTTGGAAACAAAACCTTCAAGCCTGGAAACTGAGCCAccataaatacaaatattattgaAATTACTTAAAGAGAAGGCTTTTGAAAATGGTGTTTTACATGCTACTATATCTACATCTtcctttcattattttttatctttaagtATCCACTTATGATTTTGTAACCAAATAAGTCATGCTCTTTGATAAACTCAAGAGCTTATTGTCAATCCAGTTGGATCTGACCAACTGATAAGTCATGATAAGCCATGCTCTGATAGCTGAGCCTGAAAAGTTCCATCAATTTAGATCAAAACACAACTGATTCTGTCCTACTTATTTAAATTATGAAGCTTCCAACAAAAACTCAGGAATTATACTTTTGATAAAGAAGCTACCAAAGCAATGCctattaagttaaaatatatagAACAAACCATAATCGGAATACACCTTTAAACCGATCATCAGGATATAAAGGAACTTCAAAATAGATAAGCCCTCGTCTGCAAAGACCCCTTACGATATCAGGATCAAACATGACGAATGATTTTGCTTCCTCCTTACAGACTTTGTCTACAGTGGCCGTTTCCTCGTTTGATAGTTTCTATTAAAGGTGAAAATAAATAGACAACAATGTAAGAGTAAATAATTGCTAGCATTTTGCCAAATGTTATTTCTCACGGCCAATGAG
Above is a genomic segment from Medicago truncatula cultivar Jemalong A17 chromosome 5, MtrunA17r5.0-ANR, whole genome shotgun sequence containing:
- the LOC11429649 gene encoding protein FAM91A1 — protein: MQRAPATVEEQLLEKAIKEECQWENLPRRLHQTVHSKEEWMARIIEYCIKKRLQWNSCFAHTFCKESEYYENMMRYLRKNLALFPYHLAEYVCRVMRVSPFRYYCDMIFEVMKNEQPYDSIPNFSAADALRLTGIGRNEFIDIMNKCRSKKIMWKLNKSIAKELLPTQPVDFPIEPWWGVCLVNFTLEEFKKLSNEETATVDKVCKEEAKSFVMFDPDIVRGLCRRGLIYFEVPLYPDDRFKVSRLEGFVSNREQSYEDPIEELLYAVFVVSNENATVRELATTLQAELLQLQSAASFVCRLGWATKVIDPESILGDSSIPMSPRSTVSDDDASVASQGSENMFIDNDSTHQGDVSASGNNGPRSAFTRVAFIVDANITSYLMMGSVSPGLKTHAVTLYEAGKLGHASIADLCKDLSTLEGATFEGELQEFANHAYSLRCVLECLHSGGLPADKKEVEDIDKLGATTSSNDNSCSVIAEPETSVADRSRKSADNEAVIKTDDLENFESEKNVAEASDSSEHIPSSMDDGVHSNTSEDGINHAQHVDKSDTHLHTDDKLVEVEGSDVGTEMQKKKKYRVDILRSESLASLAPATLNRLFIRDYDILVSIVPLSHSSILPRPTGPVHFGPPTYSSMSPWMKLVLYSTAASGPLSVVLMKGQCMRSLPAPLAGCEKALIWSWDSNTVGGLGKKFEGNLVKGSVLLHCLNSLLKHSAVLVLPLSKYDLNKSGKAATLDIPLPVKNADGTIASVGEELGLCKEENSNLNSLLENLADKMELWTVGYIRLLRLFIGKETGQLSSEMKYEWVPLSLEFGMPLFSPTLCSNICRRIVSSEMLQSGSFVGHQDAMQNLRKKLHDICAEYQSTGFTAKLLYQKQPTKESFGKLQNHASGRWNPLLDPSSPISGASSVHQRLKLATRQRSQTEVLSFDGSILRSYSLTTDDEVATTAVKEATQADTTKTEAEENDSKETILPGVNLIFDGSKLFPFDIGACLQGCQPISLITEAAAVSASVAMK